The following proteins are co-located in the Flavobacterium sp. CECT 9288 genome:
- a CDS encoding dipeptidase — protein MENIKAYVQEHKERFINELIELLKIPSVSADTAYSHDVFETADAVKASLEKAGCDFVEICDTPGYPIVYGEKIIDPNLPTVLVYGHYDVQPPDPMELWTSPPFEPVIKKTDIHPEGAIFARGACDDKGQMYMHVKALEYMVQSNTLPCNVKFMIEGEEEIGSKSLSWFVERNQEKLKNDVILISDTGMISNQQPSITTGLRGLSYVEVEVTGPNRDLHSGLYGGAVANPINVLAKMIASLHDENNHITIPGFYDNVEELSLEERAEMAKAPFSLEKYKNALQLNDVYGEKGYVTNERNSIRPTLDVNGIWGGYTGEGAKTVIASKAYAKISMRLVPNQDWEEITELFTKHFTSIAPAGVTVLVKPHHGGQGYVTPIDSIGYKAANMAYTETFGVPAIPVRSGGSIPIVALFEKELKSKTILMGFGLDSDAIHSPNEHFGIFNYLKGIETIPLFYKYFVELSK, from the coding sequence ATGGAAAACATAAAAGCATACGTTCAAGAACACAAAGAACGCTTTATCAATGAGTTAATCGAATTATTAAAAATTCCTTCCGTAAGTGCTGATACTGCATATTCGCACGATGTTTTTGAAACTGCCGATGCCGTAAAAGCCAGTTTAGAGAAAGCCGGCTGCGATTTTGTCGAAATTTGCGACACACCAGGCTACCCAATCGTGTATGGCGAAAAAATCATCGACCCTAATTTACCTACCGTTTTAGTCTACGGACATTATGATGTGCAACCACCAGACCCAATGGAATTGTGGACGTCTCCCCCATTTGAACCCGTAATTAAAAAAACCGATATTCATCCCGAAGGCGCCATTTTTGCCCGTGGAGCTTGTGATGATAAAGGCCAAATGTACATGCACGTAAAAGCGCTGGAATACATGGTACAATCAAACACTTTACCTTGCAACGTCAAGTTCATGATTGAAGGCGAAGAAGAAATTGGTTCCAAAAGCTTGAGCTGGTTTGTAGAACGCAACCAAGAAAAACTTAAAAATGACGTCATCTTAATTTCAGATACGGGAATGATCTCTAACCAGCAACCGTCTATCACAACCGGATTGCGCGGTTTGAGTTATGTAGAAGTGGAAGTTACAGGACCTAATCGCGACTTGCATTCTGGCTTGTACGGTGGCGCCGTGGCAAACCCTATCAACGTGTTGGCGAAAATGATCGCGTCTTTACACGACGAGAACAACCACATCACCATTCCAGGTTTTTATGACAATGTTGAGGAATTATCACTTGAAGAAAGAGCCGAAATGGCCAAAGCGCCCTTCAGCTTAGAAAAATACAAAAACGCCCTGCAACTTAACGATGTGTACGGCGAAAAAGGCTATGTAACAAACGAAAGAAACTCCATCCGACCAACGCTAGACGTAAACGGAATCTGGGGCGGATACACCGGCGAAGGAGCCAAAACAGTAATTGCCAGCAAAGCATACGCCAAAATCTCCATGCGTTTAGTGCCTAATCAAGACTGGGAAGAAATCACTGAATTATTCACCAAACATTTCACCAGCATTGCCCCTGCAGGCGTAACCGTTTTAGTAAAACCGCATCACGGCGGGCAAGGCTACGTAACCCCAATAGACAGCATTGGCTACAAAGCAGCAAACATGGCGTATACCGAAACCTTTGGCGTACCAGCCATTCCCGTGCGTTCCGGAGGCAGCATCCCTATTGTAGCTTTATTCGAAAAAGAACTGAAATCAAAAACCATCCTCATGGGATTTGGTCTCGACAGCGATGCCATTCACTCGCCGAACGAACACTTCGGGATCTTCAATTACCTCAAAGGAATCGAAACCATACCGTTGTTTTACAAGTATTTTGTAGAATTGTCAAAATAG
- a CDS encoding LytTR family DNA-binding domain-containing protein, producing MKCIIIEDENHNAEIIRNHIHKFDPNITILAQIKSNEELRNWATKKETVDVVFSDIELLDGTVFLSLKDNMISAPIIFTTAYNTFYQEAFDTNGIGYLLKPISYNRFNEAMQKFLNLKKKEENIVNWHEMAMSLLQREEKKYKERVIIKNNEGIAMLNTNEIAAIVAESGKCVAIDTSGKEHTFKDTLSELIQELNPKVFFQINRGEIININCILKIENYFNDRLAIQLKNYKKRFITSTSSTAEFRRWINQ from the coding sequence ATGAAATGCATAATCATTGAAGATGAAAATCATAATGCCGAAATCATTAGGAATCACATTCATAAATTTGACCCTAACATTACTATACTTGCTCAAATTAAAAGCAATGAAGAGTTGCGCAATTGGGCTACAAAAAAGGAAACTGTAGACGTAGTTTTTTCAGACATTGAGCTATTAGATGGAACGGTTTTTTTATCGTTAAAAGATAATATGATCAGCGCTCCTATTATTTTTACAACAGCCTATAATACTTTTTATCAGGAAGCTTTTGACACAAATGGAATTGGATATTTACTAAAACCTATCAGTTACAATCGCTTTAACGAAGCCATGCAAAAATTCCTCAACCTAAAAAAAAAAGAGGAAAACATCGTTAACTGGCATGAAATGGCAATGTCATTATTACAACGCGAAGAGAAAAAATACAAAGAGCGAGTTATCATTAAAAATAATGAAGGAATAGCTATGCTGAACACAAATGAAATCGCAGCAATAGTAGCAGAATCAGGCAAATGTGTTGCAATTGACACCTCAGGAAAAGAACATACCTTTAAGGATACTTTAAGCGAATTGATACAAGAACTCAATCCAAAAGTGTTTTTTCAAATCAACCGTGGCGAGATTATTAATATTAATTGTATTTTAAAAATTGAAAATTACTTTAATGACCGCTTAGCAATTCAGTTAAAAAACTATAAAAAACGTTTCATTACAAGCACTTCATCAACAGCTGAATTCAGACGCTGGATCAATCAATAA
- a CDS encoding sensor histidine kinase yields MKTKSSLKNIFFTILVVIGVNTTQIYTLYQTRKFGSINFFAIEDHVFGLFTCLLAFISSYLSWQIISKKQFKNTQKIILSFVFSLLVFAVFTSVFFICYRYLVHGLPTSTWLLIGNIAFGITTYHLYTCGFTLIYLYFNDSKKLELDIERLEREKEIFKSKMLQKNLEPHFLFNNLSVLSSLSHKNPEDLENFIDDFSGVYRYFLDHYEQEIVPLSEELEFTKRYRNLIEKRFNNAYKVVSSINDTTGFILPCTLQLGIENAIKHNKASEENPLIIELYRNENTIFLKNKLNTIEKLNSSKLGNQYLKKHYKLMFNLDVIFTKTENEYCVAIPLIY; encoded by the coding sequence ATGAAAACAAAAAGTAGTCTAAAAAATATTTTCTTCACAATACTAGTGGTAATTGGTGTCAACACTACACAGATTTATACGTTGTACCAAACACGTAAGTTTGGTTCCATTAATTTTTTCGCAATCGAAGATCATGTTTTTGGGCTCTTTACTTGTTTGCTGGCCTTTATTAGCTCTTACTTATCATGGCAAATCATCTCTAAAAAGCAGTTCAAAAATACCCAAAAAATCATACTGTCATTTGTATTTTCCTTATTGGTATTTGCTGTTTTTACCAGTGTATTTTTTATTTGTTACCGCTATTTAGTACACGGCTTACCTACGTCAACCTGGCTTTTGATTGGTAATATTGCTTTCGGAATCACTACTTATCACTTATACACCTGCGGGTTTACGCTAATTTACCTTTATTTTAATGATTCTAAAAAGTTGGAACTCGACATAGAACGATTAGAGCGAGAAAAGGAAATTTTTAAATCTAAAATGCTACAAAAAAACCTTGAACCGCATTTTCTATTCAACAATTTGAGCGTGCTTTCTAGCTTAAGTCATAAAAATCCAGAAGATTTAGAAAACTTTATCGACGATTTTTCGGGAGTGTACCGCTATTTTTTAGACCATTACGAACAGGAAATTGTACCACTATCTGAAGAGCTTGAATTTACAAAACGATACCGTAATCTAATTGAAAAAAGATTCAACAACGCTTATAAAGTTGTTTCAAGCATCAATGACACAACAGGATTTATATTGCCTTGCACTTTGCAATTAGGAATTGAAAATGCCATAAAACACAACAAGGCAAGCGAAGAAAATCCTCTGATTATTGAATTGTATCGAAATGAAAACACGATATTCCTAAAAAACAAATTGAATACGATTGAAAAACTAAACAGCTCTAAACTAGGAAACCAATACCTAAAAAAACACTACAAACTCATGTTTAACTTGGATGTCATTTTCACAAAAACAGAAAATGAGTATTGTGTAGCAATTCCTTTAATTTACTAA
- a CDS encoding DUF885 family protein — protein sequence MKKITVLLFTVTTALLLVNCKSENKKQDFTSLTKSYFDDKNALDPLGATQSGQNQYNDQLQFEMTDSYRKTQAAFFDKYQTALQNFDVADLSEEEKNSYEIIKWEIEVGKEVLEQPTNLIPVHQFWGTHLTMGQFAGGTGAQPFKTEQDYTNFLKRMDKYAVWIDSAMVYMKKGLDKGVVLPKALTVKLIPQFASMETPNIEDNLFYSSIKLMPASFPESIKKDLTAKYTATITTKLIPQYKKMADFLNKEYLPASRATSGIGSLPFGKKLYAAYVKQWTTTNKTPEEIHELGLKEVARLTAEMEKVKAQVGFKGTLIEFFEEVRNKKELKPFTKPEEVIANFNSIYTRIKPNVDKLFALQPKTKFEVRRTEAFREQTASAEYNQGTADGTRPGIFYVPIPNVKEYNMYGDEDLFLHEAIPGHHFQISLQQENKSLPDFRKFNWFGAYGEGWALYTESLGKELGLYQDPYQYFGMLGNEMHRAVRLVVDTGLHSKGWTREQAIKYSLANEAESEASIIPEIERYMAIPGQALSYKIGQLKIMELRKKAETKLGTKFDIKKFHEKVLESGVMPLALLEQKINEWVEGK from the coding sequence ATGAAAAAAATAACCGTTCTACTTTTTACAGTAACAACTGCCCTGCTATTGGTAAACTGTAAATCTGAAAATAAAAAACAAGATTTTACTAGCTTAACCAAAAGCTATTTTGACGATAAGAATGCGCTAGATCCATTGGGTGCAACCCAAAGTGGTCAAAACCAGTACAACGATCAGCTACAATTTGAAATGACCGATAGTTACAGAAAAACGCAAGCTGCTTTTTTTGACAAATACCAAACTGCATTGCAAAATTTTGACGTAGCGGATTTATCTGAAGAAGAAAAAAACAGTTACGAAATCATCAAATGGGAAATAGAAGTTGGAAAAGAAGTGTTAGAACAGCCAACTAATTTAATTCCGGTACATCAATTTTGGGGAACACACTTGACTATGGGTCAGTTTGCAGGTGGAACTGGCGCTCAGCCTTTTAAAACAGAACAAGATTACACCAACTTTTTAAAACGAATGGACAAATATGCCGTTTGGATTGATTCGGCAATGGTGTACATGAAAAAAGGATTAGACAAAGGAGTGGTTTTACCAAAAGCGCTAACCGTAAAATTGATTCCGCAGTTTGCGTCGATGGAAACTCCAAATATCGAAGACAATTTATTTTATTCGTCGATAAAATTAATGCCAGCATCTTTTCCTGAAAGTATAAAGAAAGATTTAACGGCAAAATACACGGCAACAATCACCACTAAATTGATTCCGCAGTACAAGAAAATGGCTGATTTTCTGAACAAAGAATACCTGCCAGCATCAAGAGCAACAAGCGGAATAGGCAGTTTACCTTTTGGAAAAAAACTATATGCGGCATATGTAAAACAATGGACTACCACCAATAAAACTCCTGAGGAAATTCATGAATTAGGATTGAAAGAGGTAGCGCGACTGACTGCCGAAATGGAAAAAGTAAAAGCACAAGTTGGTTTCAAAGGGACTTTGATTGAGTTTTTTGAAGAAGTACGTAATAAAAAAGAATTAAAACCTTTTACCAAACCAGAAGAGGTAATTGCCAACTTTAACAGCATTTACACCCGAATTAAACCTAATGTTGACAAGCTATTTGCTTTGCAACCAAAAACAAAATTCGAGGTAAGACGCACTGAAGCTTTTAGAGAGCAAACCGCTAGTGCCGAGTACAATCAAGGAACGGCTGATGGAACGCGTCCGGGGATTTTTTATGTTCCGATACCGAATGTAAAAGAATACAACATGTATGGCGACGAAGATTTGTTTTTACACGAAGCCATTCCGGGGCATCACTTTCAAATTTCATTACAGCAAGAAAACAAAAGTCTTCCAGATTTCAGAAAATTCAATTGGTTTGGCGCATACGGCGAAGGTTGGGCTTTGTACACTGAAAGTTTAGGTAAAGAGTTAGGTTTATACCAAGATCCGTATCAATATTTTGGAATGCTAGGCAACGAAATGCACCGTGCGGTACGTTTAGTAGTTGATACTGGTTTACATTCGAAAGGCTGGACAAGAGAACAGGCCATTAAATATTCCTTAGCCAACGAAGCTGAAAGTGAAGCGAGTATTATTCCAGAAATAGAGCGCTACATGGCTATTCCAGGTCAAGCTTTGTCTTATAAAATTGGACAGTTGAAAATAATGGAGCTTCGCAAAAAAGCTGAAACTAAATTGGGTACCAAATTTGATATTAAAAAATTCCATGAAAAAGTATTGGAATCAGGTGTGATGCCTTTGGCTTTATTGGAACAAAAAATTAATGAGTGGGTTGAAGGAAAATAA
- a CDS encoding M3 family metallopeptidase — MRKKSLFLMLVIGNILTIQAQEKQEYTTMNPFFQAYNTPFNVPPFDKIKNEHFKPAILEGIAKHQAEIDAIANNPQPATFENTILAMENAGELLANVNTVFSNLNSANTNKEIQNIAKETAPNLSAHRDNIYLNEKLFARVKSLWNQKESLGLNLEQAKILDNAYKDFVRSGANLSPADKETLRKINGTLSLTSLKYGQNILSETNGYELVVADKKDLAGLPKGIVDAAAADAKAKGKDGKWVFTLSNSSVMPFLQYSSNRELRKQIWNSYQTRANHDDAADNKKNAVELANLRGQKARLLGYTSHATYVLEESMAKKPENVNKLLNDLWKPALEMAKNEAADIQKMMAKDGIKGAVQPYDWRYYTEKIRKERFDLDEEELKPYFSLDQVRKGVFQVTENLYGIQIKPLSNVPTYHEDVTAWEVTEKDGMHLGVLYMDFHPRESKRGGAWMTSYRSQKTVDGKRVAPVVSIVCNFTKPTATTPALLTFDEVSTFFHEFGHALHGLLSNVTYRSLAGTSVPRDFVELPSQIMENWAAEPEVLKIYAKHYKTGEVIPEALVNKLKKAGTFDQGFTTTEYLAASLLDLEYHSQTKDITVDTNAFEKAAMTKIGLIPSIIPRYRSTYFSHIFSGGYSSGYYSYIWSGVLDTDAFEAFKTTTLFNPEKAKLFRENVLEKGGTEDPMVLYKRFRGAEPSIEPLLRKRGLDKKQEPVKKLKG, encoded by the coding sequence ATGAGAAAGAAATCCCTTTTTCTGATGCTGGTCATCGGAAATATACTTACCATCCAAGCACAAGAAAAACAAGAATACACGACTATGAATCCATTTTTTCAGGCTTATAACACGCCTTTCAATGTTCCGCCGTTTGACAAAATCAAGAACGAGCATTTTAAACCTGCTATTTTAGAAGGAATTGCGAAACATCAAGCTGAAATTGATGCTATTGCAAATAATCCGCAACCTGCTACTTTTGAGAATACCATTTTAGCAATGGAAAATGCAGGTGAATTGTTAGCCAATGTGAATACGGTTTTTTCAAATTTGAACTCTGCTAATACCAACAAGGAGATTCAAAATATCGCCAAAGAAACAGCTCCTAATTTATCGGCGCACCGCGATAACATTTACTTGAACGAAAAATTATTTGCAAGAGTAAAGTCGCTTTGGAACCAAAAAGAAAGTTTGGGTTTGAATTTAGAGCAAGCTAAGATTTTAGACAATGCCTATAAAGATTTTGTTAGAAGTGGCGCTAATTTGTCTCCAGCTGATAAAGAAACCTTGCGAAAAATAAACGGAACTTTATCGCTTACAAGCTTAAAGTACGGACAAAATATACTTTCTGAAACCAACGGTTATGAATTGGTTGTTGCTGATAAAAAAGATTTAGCAGGTTTGCCAAAAGGAATTGTTGATGCCGCTGCCGCAGATGCTAAAGCAAAGGGGAAAGATGGTAAATGGGTTTTTACACTTTCTAATTCGAGTGTAATGCCGTTTTTGCAATACAGTTCAAATAGAGAATTGCGCAAACAGATTTGGAATTCCTATCAAACAAGAGCGAATCATGATGATGCAGCCGATAATAAAAAAAATGCGGTAGAATTGGCTAATTTAAGAGGTCAAAAAGCGCGCTTATTGGGGTATACTTCACACGCAACTTATGTCTTAGAAGAGTCGATGGCTAAAAAACCTGAAAACGTAAACAAATTATTGAATGATTTGTGGAAACCAGCTCTTGAAATGGCTAAAAATGAAGCGGCCGATATTCAAAAAATGATGGCTAAAGATGGTATTAAAGGTGCTGTTCAACCTTACGATTGGCGTTATTACACTGAAAAAATCAGAAAAGAGCGTTTTGATCTTGACGAAGAAGAATTGAAACCTTATTTCAGTTTAGACCAAGTGCGCAAAGGTGTTTTTCAGGTTACTGAAAATTTATACGGTATTCAAATTAAACCATTAAGCAATGTGCCAACGTACCATGAGGATGTGACGGCTTGGGAAGTAACTGAGAAAGACGGAATGCACTTAGGTGTTTTGTACATGGATTTTCACCCGCGTGAGTCGAAACGTGGTGGCGCTTGGATGACATCCTACCGCAGCCAAAAAACGGTTGATGGCAAGCGTGTTGCTCCTGTAGTTTCTATCGTTTGTAATTTTACAAAACCTACTGCTACCACTCCTGCGTTGTTAACTTTTGATGAAGTTTCTACCTTTTTTCATGAATTCGGTCATGCTTTACACGGTTTGTTGTCTAATGTAACGTACAGAAGTTTGGCAGGCACGAGCGTTCCAAGAGATTTTGTCGAACTACCATCACAAATTATGGAGAATTGGGCTGCAGAGCCTGAGGTTTTAAAAATTTACGCGAAGCACTACAAAACGGGCGAGGTGATTCCAGAAGCACTAGTAAACAAACTAAAAAAAGCAGGAACTTTTGACCAAGGTTTTACAACGACAGAGTACCTTGCAGCTTCTTTATTAGATTTAGAATATCACTCACAAACCAAAGATATTACCGTTGATACCAATGCTTTCGAAAAAGCAGCTATGACAAAAATTGGTTTAATTCCATCAATTATTCCAAGATACCGCAGTACGTATTTTAGCCATATTTTTTCTGGCGGCTATTCTTCTGGGTATTACAGTTATATTTGGTCAGGTGTTTTAGATACTGATGCTTTTGAAGCTTTTAAAACAACAACTCTTTTCAATCCAGAGAAAGCTAAATTATTCCGTGAAAATGTGTTAGAAAAAGGAGGAACTGAGGATCCAATGGTTTTATACAAACGTTTCCGTGGCGCTGAGCCTAGCATTGAACCACTTTTAAGAAAGCGTGGTCTGGACAAAAAACAAGAGCCAGTAAAGAAATTAAAAGGCTAG
- a CDS encoding nuclear transport factor 2 family protein: MTPEKLQSIAFKWFETFNAKELEKLLSLYDDEAIHYSPKLKMYKPESDGFVTGKEALRAWWQDAFERLRV; encoded by the coding sequence ATGACTCCAGAAAAATTACAATCTATTGCTTTTAAATGGTTTGAAACTTTCAATGCTAAAGAATTAGAAAAATTACTATCTCTGTATGATGATGAAGCCATACATTATAGTCCAAAATTAAAAATGTACAAACCCGAAAGTGACGGTTTTGTGACGGGTAAAGAAGCTTTGAGAGCTTGGTGGCAAGATGCCTTTGAACGATTACGAGTTTGA
- a CDS encoding pseudouridine synthase has translation MNNKEGNNKKSGPRANSSRPSSNKPKPAMQKRAQGPKKVKVTTKVADIATDKVEKKPNQAPKRPKVKDEIRLNKYIANSGACSRRDADIYIQSGTVKVNGIPVTEMGYMVKPGDVVNFDGSTLTPEKKVYILLNKPKNFTTAMDEGQEYRNVLELVKGSTTAKIGAVGRMDKNTTGLLLFTNDTDMIRKFTLPSQKSSKIYQVSLDKNLKFEDLEKIQKGLTLDGHRVFVEEVSYIEGEAKSEIGLQLRSANVKVVRSIFEHFDYDVLRIDRVAFAGLTKKNLPRGNWRLLTEQEIINLKNV, from the coding sequence ATGAATAACAAGGAAGGCAATAATAAGAAAAGTGGTCCAAGAGCAAACAGCTCAAGACCAAGTTCGAATAAGCCAAAACCTGCCATGCAGAAGCGCGCTCAAGGGCCGAAAAAAGTTAAAGTTACTACTAAAGTTGCCGATATTGCTACTGACAAAGTAGAGAAAAAACCAAATCAAGCACCAAAGAGACCGAAAGTAAAAGACGAAATTCGTTTGAATAAATATATTGCCAATTCTGGTGCGTGCTCACGTCGTGATGCCGATATTTACATACAATCTGGAACGGTAAAAGTAAATGGAATTCCTGTAACCGAAATGGGATACATGGTAAAACCAGGTGATGTTGTGAATTTTGATGGATCTACATTGACTCCGGAGAAAAAAGTATACATCTTGTTGAACAAACCGAAAAACTTTACGACTGCCATGGACGAAGGTCAGGAATACCGTAACGTTTTGGAACTGGTTAAAGGTTCAACGACTGCAAAAATTGGTGCGGTTGGGAGAATGGACAAAAACACAACTGGTTTGTTGTTGTTCACGAATGATACTGATATGATTCGTAAATTTACGTTACCAAGTCAAAAATCATCTAAGATTTACCAAGTTTCATTAGACAAAAATCTAAAATTTGAAGATTTAGAAAAAATCCAAAAAGGATTAACACTAGACGGTCACCGTGTTTTTGTTGAAGAAGTAAGCTACATTGAAGGTGAAGCAAAAAGTGAAATTGGATTGCAATTGCGTTCTGCTAATGTAAAAGTAGTTCGTTCTATTTTTGAGCATTTTGACTATGATGTATTGCGAATCGACAGAGTTGCTTTTGCTGGTTTGACCAAAAAGAATTTACCAAGAGGAAACTGGAGGTTACTTACTGAACAAGAAATTATCAATTTGAAAAACGTATAA
- a CDS encoding geranylgeranylglycerol-phosphate geranylgeranyltransferase — MLSRQHKLLIMKIASLFSVVRGYNIPVIIIAQYLSAIFILAPEKRALDIVLNFNLFILVFASSLTIASGYIINNFYDSQKDLINRPTKSMLDRLVSQKTKLQVYFTLNFIVALMALFVSWRVFLFFSAYIFFIWFYSHKIKKHPIIGNLTASFLAVMPFFAILLYFYTRIPFEEIENYKQQLGVIFAHASFLFLLLLIREMIKDLENLKGDLINSYQTIPVVYGESQSKKVITLLTLLTIVPVYLLIAIYDVGYMDIYFYSSLIVLIFFLLYLWKSNAKSQFLLLHNVLKFLIVAGVFCIVLINPSVLWHGKKLLMTV, encoded by the coding sequence ATGTTAAGCAGACAGCACAAACTTCTAATAATGAAAATTGCAAGTTTGTTCTCTGTTGTGCGAGGATATAACATACCTGTAATTATTATCGCACAATATCTTTCGGCGATTTTTATATTGGCACCAGAAAAAAGAGCACTTGACATTGTTCTCAATTTCAATCTTTTTATACTGGTTTTTGCCTCGTCACTTACGATTGCTTCGGGTTACATCATCAATAATTTTTACGACAGTCAAAAGGATTTAATCAACAGGCCTACTAAATCGATGTTAGATCGTTTGGTGAGTCAAAAAACCAAATTACAAGTCTATTTTACACTAAACTTTATCGTAGCTTTGATGGCGTTGTTTGTATCTTGGCGTGTATTTTTGTTCTTTTCAGCATACATCTTTTTTATTTGGTTTTATTCCCATAAAATAAAAAAACATCCTATAATAGGAAATCTTACCGCTTCGTTTCTGGCTGTAATGCCTTTTTTTGCGATACTTCTGTATTTTTATACGCGGATTCCATTTGAAGAAATTGAAAATTACAAACAACAACTTGGGGTTATTTTTGCTCATGCATCCTTTTTATTTTTATTACTGCTCATACGAGAAATGATCAAAGATTTAGAGAACTTAAAAGGCGATTTAATCAATAGTTACCAGACAATTCCTGTGGTGTATGGCGAATCACAATCTAAAAAAGTCATTACTTTACTAACCCTACTCACTATAGTGCCTGTATATCTTTTGATTGCTATTTATGATGTGGGGTACATGGATATTTACTTTTACTCCAGCCTTATTGTTTTGATTTTTTTCTTGCTTTACTTGTGGAAATCTAATGCTAAATCTCAATTTTTATTGCTTCACAACGTCTTGAAATTTCTTATTGTTGCAGGTGTTTTTTGTATTGTACTCATTAATCCGAGTGTACTGTGGCACGGAAAAAAATTATTGATGACTGTTTAA
- a CDS encoding mevalonate kinase → MKGPLFYSKILLFGEYGIIRDSKGLSIPYNFYNGALKRDENPSEEAIKSNGHLKRFVSYLETLQTEQPDLVTFDLDLLKEDVNTGMYFDSSIPQGYGVGSSGALVAAIYDKYAHHKITVLENLTREKLLQLKNIFSQMESFFHGKSSGLDPLNSYLSIPILINSKDNIEATGIPTQSFDGKGAVFLLDSGIVGETAPMVNIFMENLKDKGFRTMLKNQFVKYTDACVENFLGGDMKSLFMNTKKLSKVVLNNFKPMIPEQFHGIWQQGIDSNDYYLKLCGSGGGGYILGFTEDLERAKASLKDYKLEVVYQF, encoded by the coding sequence ATGAAAGGACCATTATTTTATTCAAAAATATTACTCTTTGGAGAATACGGAATCATTCGTGACTCAAAAGGGCTTTCTATTCCTTATAACTTTTACAACGGTGCTTTAAAAAGAGACGAAAATCCATCTGAGGAAGCAATCAAATCAAACGGACACTTAAAACGATTTGTAAGTTATCTTGAAACTTTGCAAACAGAGCAGCCGGATTTGGTGACGTTTGACCTTGACTTATTAAAAGAAGATGTTAATACGGGAATGTATTTTGACTCTAGTATTCCCCAAGGTTACGGTGTAGGTAGTAGTGGCGCTTTAGTTGCAGCTATTTATGATAAATACGCTCACCACAAAATCACGGTTTTAGAGAACCTAACTCGTGAAAAATTATTGCAGTTAAAAAATATCTTTTCTCAAATGGAGAGTTTTTTCCACGGGAAAAGTTCTGGTTTAGACCCTTTAAATAGTTACTTGAGCATTCCAATTTTGATTAATTCGAAAGATAATATCGAAGCAACAGGAATTCCTACTCAAAGTTTTGATGGCAAAGGCGCTGTATTTTTGTTAGATTCAGGTATTGTGGGCGAAACCGCACCGATGGTAAATATCTTTATGGAAAACCTGAAAGACAAAGGTTTTAGAACCATGTTGAAAAATCAATTTGTAAAATACACCGATGCTTGCGTTGAAAATTTCTTAGGCGGAGATATGAAATCACTATTCATGAACACGAAGAAACTTTCAAAAGTAGTTTTAAATAACTTTAAACCAATGATTCCTGAGCAATTTCACGGCATTTGGCAACAAGGTATTGACAGTAATGACTATTACCTGAAACTTTGCGGATCTGGTGGAGGTGGTTACATTCTTGGTTTTACCGAAGACTTAGAAAGAGCCAAAGCTTCTCTTAAAGATTACAAACTAGAAGTAGTTTATCAGTTTTAA